One genomic window of Anguilla anguilla isolate fAngAng1 chromosome 13, fAngAng1.pri, whole genome shotgun sequence includes the following:
- the LOC118211066 gene encoding band 4.1-like protein 1 isoform X9, which translates to MTTETGPESEVKNTAEEPPQQRGAATGVQDSAADGKMAKQDQDAKLLDDHGNMDDVSDKTTPSKIPKSPQKTSKRPKTVPFKVTLLDTSEYEGGIEKHSRGQTLLDMVCEHLNLLEKDYFGLTFCDADNQKNWLDPSKEIKKQMRTAAWHFAFAVKFYPPDPSQLTEDITRYYLCLQLRDDILSGRLPCSFVTHALLGSYAVQAELGDYDHDEHGADYVSDFRFAPNQTRELEERVMELHRNYRGMTPAEAEINFLENAKKLSMYGVDLHHAKDSEGIDIMLGVCANGLLIYRDRLRINRFAWPKILKISYKRSNFYIKIRPGEYEQFESTIGFKLPNHRAAKRLWKVCIEHHTFFRLVSPEPPPKGFLVMGSKFRYSGRTQAQTRQASALIDRPAPHFERSASKRYLLSRSLDGAELSRSASVLGENQDGLSQRSISERQPHPSGDEEGDALDQTLVQDQDKIQDENEEGLITPTKKRELKLDQDSTPRHKEFLDKSEDVLLKHQASINELKRALREPNSKLMHREKRLSSSSPEKRLSGSSPGGTPEKKAVSGTAGDKDPVNGHSLEGFIQKTVVASPEGSEEWVLIEKQDTCQKDHESNEEKGKAVTSPQAVMADSMWERRRETEREREVIKMIHIEVTREDGQETRVQMDNFPSPVAQKSQSTTHPVEDSTATTMETKEQQPYRVNKERRPQSLNLGMSTEFVYEIEGEGSDGDDESDSDGGHSSSRTESEQVRSEVQTEEQRPEEASPRDEMPAISANLQDKYTDGNVGEDKRKLDLSVEEERKASSQGKLVSISTEKLTECKGVEDKPAAEVGGSANGPLEVEKKQEVLLVAMEMEEEQAEPNHRSAKPVVHESWGGSPPETLSEYAERIREETIETEASDGMLPDTANQKMPDRDGQRIGTVEVAKLNKAERKPNHKGTGINHSEITRIVPLKPERSKSLSKEDKAMFTQQKDTNSVSTGARIDDIQMEESGDRLSYKKIDEIYPAPPLPCMHPAPTSTETQESTCWQADEYDESLQRLGEQELQATWNLAKGVSPVEDVVLRQDKQDLSQTNRSSQPFGSKPSASHRNAPPTPPVKTQKARESGLILRNSRVASKDPTLDAAKKRNAEPLSTPAIHEEPLDEAQREPWERRPGSACEDDQDRETLYMKETHLGIERKCSSITVSSTSSLEAEVDFTVIMDLHTGMEEFSRGMTELGERDRLPEVGRDDFEETSRFYSARLMAMQDKSPVEDRPPEERVPYEPPVAKKEASAVSAAQQLKKTDSKTETQPNGSEVTTTIMELSEQIQSDFNCQDPQVPCTDVIQPAEGDLSPRVSSGKEAHPPSSESGSPGKMSALGREAAVSPLTVTTENVTSATTTHVTKTVKGGYSETRIEKRIIITGDDDVDQDQALAMAIQEAKQQHPDMLVTKAVVVRETESSSEEKYRKSES; encoded by the exons GATCAGGATGCAAAACTGCTGGACGACCACGGAAACATGGACGACGTTTCAGACAAGACCACGCCCAGCAAGATCCCcaaatccccccaaaaaacgTCCAAACGGCCAAAGACCGTCCCTTTCAAGGTGACACTGCTGGACACCTCGGAGTATGAAGGTGGCATTGAG AAACACTCTCGAGGGCAGACCCTTCTGGACATGGTGTGCGAACACCTCAACCTGCTGGAGAAGGACTACTTTGGCCTGACATTCTGTGATGCTGACAACCAGAAG AATTGGCTGGACCCCTCCAAGGAGATCAAAAAACAGATGCGCA CTGCCGCATGGCACTTCGCCTTCGCCGTCAAGTTCTACCCGCCCGACCCCTCCCAGCTCACAGAGGACATCACCAG GTACTACTTGTGTCTGCAGCTGAGGGACGACATACTGTCAGGCCGCCTGCCCTGCTCCTTCGTCACGCACGCCCTCCTGGGCTCCTACGCCGTGCAGGCCGAGCTGGGCGACTACGACCACGACGAGCACGGCGCCGACTACGTCAGCGACTTCCGCTTCGCTCCCAACCAGACGCgcgagctggaggagagggtgaTGGAGCTGCACCGTAACTACAG GGGAATGACTCCTGCAGAGGCAGAAATTAACTTCCTGGAGAATGCCAAGAAGCTGTCCATGTATGGGGTAGACCTCCACCACGCCAAG GACTCTGAAGGGATTGACATCATGCTGGGAGTGTGTGCCAACGGGCTGCTGATATACCGGGATCGCCTGCGGATCAACCGCTTCGCCTGGCCCAAAATCCTCAAAATCTCCTACAAGAGGAGCAACTTCTACATCAAGATCCGTCCAGGAGAG TATGAACAGTTTGAGAGCACCATTGGCTTCAAACTACCCAACCACCGAGCTGCCAAGAGGCTGTGGAAGGTCTGCATTGAACACCACACCTTCTTCAG GCTGGTGTCTCCAGAACCTCCGCCTAAAGGCTTTCTGGTGATGGGCTCCAAGTTCCGCTACAGCGGGCGTACGCAAGCCCAGACACGCCAAGCCAGTGCTTTGATCGATCGCCCTGCACCACATTTCGAGCGCTCTGCCAGCAAGAGGTACCTGCTGTCCCGCAGCCTGGATGGAG CAGAATTGTCCCGCTCAGCCTCTGTCCTCGGAGAGAACCAGGACGGCCTATCCCAGCGCAGCATCAGCGAGCGCCAGCCCCACCCATCTGGGGATGAGGAGGGTGACGCCCTGGACCAGACCCTGGTCCAAGACCAGGACAAGATCCAGGATGAGAACGAGGAGGGCCTCATCACGCCCACAAAAAAGAGGGAACTGAAG TTGGACCAGGATTCCACCCCTCGACACAAGGAG TTCCTCGATAAGTCTGAGGATGTCCTACTGAAGCACCAGGCCAGTATCAACGAGCTGAAGAGAGCCCTAAGGGAACCCAACAGCAAGCTAATGCACAGGGAAAAGCGTCTGTCCAGCTCCTCCCCCGAGAAGCGCTTGTCGGGCTCCTCCCCAGGGGGCACGCCTGAGAAGAAGGCT GTGTCGGGAACAGCAGGGGATAAGGACCCTGTGAACGGCCACTCTCTAGAGGGCTTCATCCAGAAGACTGTGGTGGCATCTCCAGAg GGCTCTGAGGAGTGGGTTTTGATTGAGAAACAAGATACTTGTCAAAAGGACCATGAATCAAATGAGGAGAAGGGCAAAGCTGTTACCTCCCCACAGGCTGTAATGGCTGATTCAATGtgggaaagaaggagagagacggaaagagagcgagaagttatcaaaatgattcacattgAGGTGACCAGAGAGGATGGCCAGGAAACAAGAGTACAGATGGACAACTTTCCATCACCAGTCGCACAAAAATCACAAAGTACCACTCATCCAGTGGAAGACTCTACAGCCACGACTATGGAGACAAAGGAGCAACAGCCATACAGAGTTAACAAGGAGAGGAGACCTCAAAGCTTGAACCTTGGAATGTCTACAGAATTTGTGTacgagatagagggagaggggtcTGATGGCGATGATGAGTCAGACAGTGATGGAGGACACTCTTCTTCAAGAACAGAGTCAGAGCAAGTGAGGTCTGAGGTCCAAACTGAAGAGCAGAGACCTGAAGAAGCTAGTCCTAGAGACGAGATGCCAGCAATCTCTGCCAATTTGCAGGATAAGTACACTGATGGCAATGTGGGAGAAGACAAGAGGAAGCTTGATCTCAGTgtagaagaagagagaaaggcTTCTTCTCAGGGAAAGCTTGTCTCCATTAGCACAGAGAAGCTCACAGAGTGCAAAGGTGTGGAAGACAAACCAGCGGCTGAAGTTGGGGGCTCTGCAAATGGTCCTCTAGAAGTAGAAAAGAAGCAGGAAGTGCTGCTGGTGGCCATGGAAATGGAAGAGGAGCAAGCTGAACCAAACCACAGGTCAGCAAAGCCTGTAGTACATGAAAGCTGGGGGGGTTCACCACCTGAAACATTGTCTGAATATGCAGAAAGAATAAGAGAAGAGACTATAGAGACAGAAGCAAGTGATGGGATGCTGCcagacacagccaatcaaaagatGCCTGACCGTGATGGACAAAGAATTGGCACAGTGGAAGTGGCTAAGCTTAACAAGGCCGAAAGAAAGCCCAATCACAAAGGAACTGGGATTAATCATTCAGAAATAACCAGAATTGTGCCCCTCAAACCTGAACGCTCAAAAAGCTTAAGCAAAGAAGACAAGGCCATGTTTACTCAACAAAAAGACACTAATTCTGTGAGCACTGGGGCTAGAATCGATGACATCCAGATGGAGGAATCAGGAGACAGACTATCTTACAAGAAGATTGACGAAATATATCCTGCTCCTCCTCTACCATGCATGCATCCAGCTCCCACTTCCACTGAAACTCAGGAATCAACCTGTTGGCAAGCTGATGAATATGATGAGTCTCTCCAGCGCTTAGGGGAACAAGAGCTACAGGCTACATGGAACCTGGCAAAAGGTGTGAGTCCTGTAGAAGACGTGGTGCTCAGGCAAGACAAGCAGGATCTCTCTCAGACAAACCGGTCATCCCAACCCTTTGGTTCAAAGCCTTCGGCTTCCCATAGAAACGCACCTCCGACGCCTCCTGTTAAAACCCAGAAAGCCAGAGAGTCCGGACTCATACTACGGAACAGCCGCGTTGCCAGCAAGGACCCTACCCTGGATGCAGCCAAGAAGAGAAATGCG GAGCCCCTCTCCACTCCTGCAATTCACGAAGAGCCGCTAGATGAAGCTCAG AGAGAGCCCTGGGAGAGGCGACCGGGCTCCGCCTGTGAGGATGACCAGGACCGCGAGACGCTCTACATGAAGGAGACCCACCTGGGCATCGAGCGCAAGTGCTCCAGCATCACCGTCAGCTCCACCTCCAGCCTGGAGGCCGAGGTGGACTTCACCGTCATCATGGACCTGCACACGGGCATGGAGGAGTTCTCCAGGGGCATGACCGAGCTCGGGGAGAGGGACCGCCTGCCCGAGGTGGGGCGCGACGACTTCGAGGAGACCTCCCGCTTCTACTCCGCCCGACTTATGGCCATGCAGGACAAATCCCCTGTGGAAGACAGGCCCCCCGAAGAGCGTGTGCCCTATGAG CCCCCTGTCGCCAAGAAAGAAGCCAGTGCTGTGAGTGCTGCCCAGCAGCTGAAGAAGACCGACTCCAAGACGGAGACGCAACCCAACGGGTCAGAggtcaccaccaccatcatggAGCTCTCAGAACAG ATTCAGAGTGATTTCAACTGTCAGGACCCCCAAGTCCCCTGCACTGATGTCATACAACCAGCAGAGGGCGACCTG agcCCACGTGTGAGCAGTGGGAAGGAGGCCCATCCCCCCAGTTCTGAAAGTGGCTCGCCG GGAAAGATGAGCGCTCTGGGGAGGGAGGCTGCGGTGTCCCCGCTGACTGTCACCACGGAAAACGTTACCTCAGCAACCACAACGCATGTTACCAAG ACAGTGAAAGGAGGGTACTCGGAGACAAGGATTGAGAAGAGGATCATCATCACGGGGGATGACGACGTGGACCAGGACCAG GCTCTCGCCATGGCAATACAGGAGGCCAAGCAACAGCACCCTGACATGCTGGTTACTAAGGCAGTGGTTGTCAGGGAAACAGAATCTTCCTCTGAAGAGAAATACAGGAAATCTGAG TCCTGA
- the LOC118211066 gene encoding band 4.1-like protein 1 isoform X7: MTTETGPESEVKNTAEEPPQQRGAATGVQDSAADGKMAKQDQDAKLLDDHGNMDDVSDKTTPSKIPKSPQKTSKRPKTVPFKVTLLDTSEYEGGIEKHSRGQTLLDMVCEHLNLLEKDYFGLTFCDADNQKNWLDPSKEIKKQMRTAAWHFAFAVKFYPPDPSQLTEDITRYYLCLQLRDDILSGRLPCSFVTHALLGSYAVQAELGDYDHDEHGADYVSDFRFAPNQTRELEERVMELHRNYRGMTPAEAEINFLENAKKLSMYGVDLHHAKDSEGIDIMLGVCANGLLIYRDRLRINRFAWPKILKISYKRSNFYIKIRPGEYEQFESTIGFKLPNHRAAKRLWKVCIEHHTFFRLVSPEPPPKGFLVMGSKFRYSGRTQAQTRQASALIDRPAPHFERSASKRYLLSRSLDGAELSRSASVLGENQDGLSQRSISERQPHPSGDEEGDALDQTLVQDQDKIQDENEEGLITPTKKRELKSEELPTDGVKQEKEDAESPVDSKQELDQDSTPRHKEFLDKSEDVLLKHQASINELKRALREPNSKLMHREKRLSSSSPEKRLSGSSPGGTPEKKAVSGTAGDKDPVNGHSLEGFIQKTVVASPEGSEEWVLIEKQDTCQKDHESNEEKGKAVTSPQAVMADSMWERRRETEREREVIKMIHIEVTREDGQETRVQMDNFPSPVAQKSQSTTHPVEDSTATTMETKEQQPYRVNKERRPQSLNLGMSTEFVYEIEGEGSDGDDESDSDGGHSSSRTESEQVRSEVQTEEQRPEEASPRDEMPAISANLQDKYTDGNVGEDKRKLDLSVEEERKASSQGKLVSISTEKLTECKGVEDKPAAEVGGSANGPLEVEKKQEVLLVAMEMEEEQAEPNHRSAKPVVHESWGGSPPETLSEYAERIREETIETEASDGMLPDTANQKMPDRDGQRIGTVEVAKLNKAERKPNHKGTGINHSEITRIVPLKPERSKSLSKEDKAMFTQQKDTNSVSTGARIDDIQMEESGDRLSYKKIDEIYPAPPLPCMHPAPTSTETQESTCWQADEYDESLQRLGEQELQATWNLAKGVSPVEDVVLRQDKQDLSQTNRSSQPFGSKPSASHRNAPPTPPVKTQKARESGLILRNSRVASKDPTLDAAKKRNAREPWERRPGSACEDDQDRETLYMKETHLGIERKCSSITVSSTSSLEAEVDFTVIMDLHTGMEEFSRGMTELGERDRLPEVGRDDFEETSRFYSARLMAMQDKSPVEDRPPEERVPYEPPVAKKEASAVSAAQQLKKTDSKTETQPNGSEVTTTIMELSEQIQSDFNCQDPQVPCTDVIQPAEGDLSPRVSSGKEAHPPSSESGSPGKMSALGREAAVSPLTVTTENVTSATTTHVTKTVKGGYSETRIEKRIIITGDDDVDQDQALAMAIQEAKQQHPDMLVTKAVVVRETESSSEEKYRKSES, encoded by the exons GATCAGGATGCAAAACTGCTGGACGACCACGGAAACATGGACGACGTTTCAGACAAGACCACGCCCAGCAAGATCCCcaaatccccccaaaaaacgTCCAAACGGCCAAAGACCGTCCCTTTCAAGGTGACACTGCTGGACACCTCGGAGTATGAAGGTGGCATTGAG AAACACTCTCGAGGGCAGACCCTTCTGGACATGGTGTGCGAACACCTCAACCTGCTGGAGAAGGACTACTTTGGCCTGACATTCTGTGATGCTGACAACCAGAAG AATTGGCTGGACCCCTCCAAGGAGATCAAAAAACAGATGCGCA CTGCCGCATGGCACTTCGCCTTCGCCGTCAAGTTCTACCCGCCCGACCCCTCCCAGCTCACAGAGGACATCACCAG GTACTACTTGTGTCTGCAGCTGAGGGACGACATACTGTCAGGCCGCCTGCCCTGCTCCTTCGTCACGCACGCCCTCCTGGGCTCCTACGCCGTGCAGGCCGAGCTGGGCGACTACGACCACGACGAGCACGGCGCCGACTACGTCAGCGACTTCCGCTTCGCTCCCAACCAGACGCgcgagctggaggagagggtgaTGGAGCTGCACCGTAACTACAG GGGAATGACTCCTGCAGAGGCAGAAATTAACTTCCTGGAGAATGCCAAGAAGCTGTCCATGTATGGGGTAGACCTCCACCACGCCAAG GACTCTGAAGGGATTGACATCATGCTGGGAGTGTGTGCCAACGGGCTGCTGATATACCGGGATCGCCTGCGGATCAACCGCTTCGCCTGGCCCAAAATCCTCAAAATCTCCTACAAGAGGAGCAACTTCTACATCAAGATCCGTCCAGGAGAG TATGAACAGTTTGAGAGCACCATTGGCTTCAAACTACCCAACCACCGAGCTGCCAAGAGGCTGTGGAAGGTCTGCATTGAACACCACACCTTCTTCAG GCTGGTGTCTCCAGAACCTCCGCCTAAAGGCTTTCTGGTGATGGGCTCCAAGTTCCGCTACAGCGGGCGTACGCAAGCCCAGACACGCCAAGCCAGTGCTTTGATCGATCGCCCTGCACCACATTTCGAGCGCTCTGCCAGCAAGAGGTACCTGCTGTCCCGCAGCCTGGATGGAG CAGAATTGTCCCGCTCAGCCTCTGTCCTCGGAGAGAACCAGGACGGCCTATCCCAGCGCAGCATCAGCGAGCGCCAGCCCCACCCATCTGGGGATGAGGAGGGTGACGCCCTGGACCAGACCCTGGTCCAAGACCAGGACAAGATCCAGGATGAGAACGAGGAGGGCCTCATCACGCCCACAAAAAAGAGGGAACTGAAG AGCGAAGAGCTGCCAACTGATGGTGTCAAACAGGAG AAGGAGGATGCAGAGTCACCTGTTGACTCTAAACAGGAG TTGGACCAGGATTCCACCCCTCGACACAAGGAG TTCCTCGATAAGTCTGAGGATGTCCTACTGAAGCACCAGGCCAGTATCAACGAGCTGAAGAGAGCCCTAAGGGAACCCAACAGCAAGCTAATGCACAGGGAAAAGCGTCTGTCCAGCTCCTCCCCCGAGAAGCGCTTGTCGGGCTCCTCCCCAGGGGGCACGCCTGAGAAGAAGGCT GTGTCGGGAACAGCAGGGGATAAGGACCCTGTGAACGGCCACTCTCTAGAGGGCTTCATCCAGAAGACTGTGGTGGCATCTCCAGAg GGCTCTGAGGAGTGGGTTTTGATTGAGAAACAAGATACTTGTCAAAAGGACCATGAATCAAATGAGGAGAAGGGCAAAGCTGTTACCTCCCCACAGGCTGTAATGGCTGATTCAATGtgggaaagaaggagagagacggaaagagagcgagaagttatcaaaatgattcacattgAGGTGACCAGAGAGGATGGCCAGGAAACAAGAGTACAGATGGACAACTTTCCATCACCAGTCGCACAAAAATCACAAAGTACCACTCATCCAGTGGAAGACTCTACAGCCACGACTATGGAGACAAAGGAGCAACAGCCATACAGAGTTAACAAGGAGAGGAGACCTCAAAGCTTGAACCTTGGAATGTCTACAGAATTTGTGTacgagatagagggagaggggtcTGATGGCGATGATGAGTCAGACAGTGATGGAGGACACTCTTCTTCAAGAACAGAGTCAGAGCAAGTGAGGTCTGAGGTCCAAACTGAAGAGCAGAGACCTGAAGAAGCTAGTCCTAGAGACGAGATGCCAGCAATCTCTGCCAATTTGCAGGATAAGTACACTGATGGCAATGTGGGAGAAGACAAGAGGAAGCTTGATCTCAGTgtagaagaagagagaaaggcTTCTTCTCAGGGAAAGCTTGTCTCCATTAGCACAGAGAAGCTCACAGAGTGCAAAGGTGTGGAAGACAAACCAGCGGCTGAAGTTGGGGGCTCTGCAAATGGTCCTCTAGAAGTAGAAAAGAAGCAGGAAGTGCTGCTGGTGGCCATGGAAATGGAAGAGGAGCAAGCTGAACCAAACCACAGGTCAGCAAAGCCTGTAGTACATGAAAGCTGGGGGGGTTCACCACCTGAAACATTGTCTGAATATGCAGAAAGAATAAGAGAAGAGACTATAGAGACAGAAGCAAGTGATGGGATGCTGCcagacacagccaatcaaaagatGCCTGACCGTGATGGACAAAGAATTGGCACAGTGGAAGTGGCTAAGCTTAACAAGGCCGAAAGAAAGCCCAATCACAAAGGAACTGGGATTAATCATTCAGAAATAACCAGAATTGTGCCCCTCAAACCTGAACGCTCAAAAAGCTTAAGCAAAGAAGACAAGGCCATGTTTACTCAACAAAAAGACACTAATTCTGTGAGCACTGGGGCTAGAATCGATGACATCCAGATGGAGGAATCAGGAGACAGACTATCTTACAAGAAGATTGACGAAATATATCCTGCTCCTCCTCTACCATGCATGCATCCAGCTCCCACTTCCACTGAAACTCAGGAATCAACCTGTTGGCAAGCTGATGAATATGATGAGTCTCTCCAGCGCTTAGGGGAACAAGAGCTACAGGCTACATGGAACCTGGCAAAAGGTGTGAGTCCTGTAGAAGACGTGGTGCTCAGGCAAGACAAGCAGGATCTCTCTCAGACAAACCGGTCATCCCAACCCTTTGGTTCAAAGCCTTCGGCTTCCCATAGAAACGCACCTCCGACGCCTCCTGTTAAAACCCAGAAAGCCAGAGAGTCCGGACTCATACTACGGAACAGCCGCGTTGCCAGCAAGGACCCTACCCTGGATGCAGCCAAGAAGAGAAATGCG AGAGAGCCCTGGGAGAGGCGACCGGGCTCCGCCTGTGAGGATGACCAGGACCGCGAGACGCTCTACATGAAGGAGACCCACCTGGGCATCGAGCGCAAGTGCTCCAGCATCACCGTCAGCTCCACCTCCAGCCTGGAGGCCGAGGTGGACTTCACCGTCATCATGGACCTGCACACGGGCATGGAGGAGTTCTCCAGGGGCATGACCGAGCTCGGGGAGAGGGACCGCCTGCCCGAGGTGGGGCGCGACGACTTCGAGGAGACCTCCCGCTTCTACTCCGCCCGACTTATGGCCATGCAGGACAAATCCCCTGTGGAAGACAGGCCCCCCGAAGAGCGTGTGCCCTATGAG CCCCCTGTCGCCAAGAAAGAAGCCAGTGCTGTGAGTGCTGCCCAGCAGCTGAAGAAGACCGACTCCAAGACGGAGACGCAACCCAACGGGTCAGAggtcaccaccaccatcatggAGCTCTCAGAACAG ATTCAGAGTGATTTCAACTGTCAGGACCCCCAAGTCCCCTGCACTGATGTCATACAACCAGCAGAGGGCGACCTG agcCCACGTGTGAGCAGTGGGAAGGAGGCCCATCCCCCCAGTTCTGAAAGTGGCTCGCCG GGAAAGATGAGCGCTCTGGGGAGGGAGGCTGCGGTGTCCCCGCTGACTGTCACCACGGAAAACGTTACCTCAGCAACCACAACGCATGTTACCAAG ACAGTGAAAGGAGGGTACTCGGAGACAAGGATTGAGAAGAGGATCATCATCACGGGGGATGACGACGTGGACCAGGACCAG GCTCTCGCCATGGCAATACAGGAGGCCAAGCAACAGCACCCTGACATGCTGGTTACTAAGGCAGTGGTTGTCAGGGAAACAGAATCTTCCTCTGAAGAGAAATACAGGAAATCTGAG TCCTGA